A stretch of Brassica napus cultivar Da-Ae chromosome C6, Da-Ae, whole genome shotgun sequence DNA encodes these proteins:
- the LOC106402469 gene encoding mitochondrial import inner membrane translocase subunit TIM50: MAFFVALRSRLVPRLLKLRCLRTSRLLSTEAASSSKAAPGLSHSLLSDLHHQLPPPEAALAKERKGLKFLSNVFFWALTGATAAVGYTSYAYTLDEVNQKTKAFRESAFKTTQQPSLHSSGIHKYQAMLYSAAFKVPARAIDMYLELREAVEEQVKGFAEPLSEKLLPDMHPAEQNVIHTLVLDLNETLLYTDWKRERGWRTFKRPGVDAFLEHLSKFYEIVLYSDQMDAYVLPVCEKLDPNYYIRYRLARNATKYENGKRYRDLSKLNRDPKRILYISGNAFDTSLQPENCVPIKPYKLESDDTALVDLIPFLEYVARNNPADIRPVLASYERKDVAKEFLERSIEYQKRMQGQRQGRLWRR, from the exons ATGGCTTTTTTCGTAGCTCTCCGATCGCGCCTTGTGCCAAGGTTACTAAAGCTTAGGTGTCTTCGTACTTCAAGGCTACTTTCTACGGAAGCAGCTTCTTCATCCAAGGCGGCTCCAGGACTCTCGCACTCGCTCTTGTCTGATCTTCATCATCAGCTTCCTCCTCCTGAGGCGGCGCTGGCAAAGGAGCGGAAAGGTCTAAAGTTTCTTAGCAATGTATTCTTCTGGGCTCTCACCGGTGCTACAGCTGCTGTTGGTTACACAAGCTATG CTTACACATTAGATGAAGTGAATCAGAAGACCAAGGCCTTCCGAGAATCTGCTTTCAAGACGACTCAACAACCATCTCTTCATTCTTCCGGCATTCAT AAATATCAGGCAATGCTCTACTCTGCTGCCTTCAAAG TTCCTGCCCGAGCCATTGATATGTATTTGGAGCTTAGGGAAGCTGTGGAGGAACAAGTTAAA GGCTTCGCAGAACCTCTCTCTGAAAAGCTTCTTCCAGATATGCATCCCGCAGAACAGAATGTAATCCACACTCTCGTTCTTGATTTGAATGAGACTCTGCTTTACACTGACTGGAAG cgAGAGAGAGGGTGGAGGACGTTCAAAAGACCAGGTGTGGATGCATTCTTGGAGCACCTTTCCAAATTCTATGAGATTGTCCTCTATTCTGACCAGATGGATGCG TATGTATTGCCCGTCTGTGAGAAGTTAGACCCAAATTACTACATACGTTATAGGCTAGCCAGAAACGCTACTAAATATGAGAATGGAAAGCGCTACCGG GATCTGTCAAAGCTGAACAGGGACCCCAAGAGGATTCTGTATATTAGCGGCAATGCTTTTGATACAAGCCTTCAGCCAGAGAATTGTGTGCCTATCAAGCCTTACAAACTCGAATCTGATGACACTGCCCTTGTCGACCTAATACCCTTCCTTGAAT ATGTTGCTCGTAACAATCCAGCTGATATCAGACCGGTTCTAGCCTCTTATGAGAGAAAAGATGTTGCCAAAGAGTTCCTTGAGAGGTCCATTGAGTATCAAAA GCGAATGCAAGGACAGAGACAAGGCCGACTCTGGAGGCGTTAG
- the BNAC06G11190D gene encoding renalase isoform X1: MSASVLISPAIRRRSVSVAMKVAVIGSGTVSGAVCASTLARNGVSVTIFDSGRGPGGRTSQRREVGEDGKELTFDHGAPFFSVTNSDAMALVHEWESRGFVSQWKQVFGSFDCASNKFLGSIQQEGDANNNKYVGVPGMNSISKALCNQSGVESMFGTGIAKLEWLEEEIPWLLKDSKGQNLGRFDGVVASDKNIVSPRFTQVTGLPPPLDLNLVPELVTKLQDIPVLPCFSLMLAFKEPLSLIPAKGLSFKNSEILSWAHCDSTKPGRSTDSERWILHSTPGYASSVIAKTGLQKLSSETLDKISEEMFKEFQCSGLVCSLPFFMKAHRWGSAFPAKSIAVEERCLWDRNRNLAICGDFCVSPNVQGAILSGLAAASKLLQASSCL; this comes from the exons atgtcaGCCTCAGTTTTGATATCGCCGGCGATTAGGAGGAGGAGCGTTTCCGTGGCAATGAAGGTTGCTGTCATCGGAAGCGGAA CAGTATCAGGAGCAGTGTGCGCATCGACTCTGGCCAGGAATGGAGTCTCCGTCACTATCTTCGACTCCGGTCGTGGTCCCGGTGGCCGCACGTCTCAGAGAAG GGAGGTTGGGGAAGATGGGAAGGAGCTGACGTTCGACCATGGAGCTCCGTTTTTCTCTGTGACCAACTCTGATGCAATGGCCCTTGTTCACGAGTGGGAGTCCAGAGGTTTTGTTTCTCAGTGGAAACAAGTTTTTGGGAGTTTCGATTGTGCCTCCAACAAGTTTCTTGGCAGCATCCAACAG GAAGGGGATGCCAACAACAACAAGTATGTGGGTGTTCCAGGCATGAACTCTATATCAAAGGCCTTGTGCAACCAGTCCG GTGTTGAATCTATGTTTGGAACTGGTATTGCCAAGCTGGAGTGGTTAGAGGAGGAGATACCATGGCTGTTGAAAGATTCTAAAGGACAAAACCTGGGTCGTTTTGATGGAGTGGTTGCATCTGATAAAAACATTGTTTCTCCAAGGTTTACTCAAGTAACCGGACTCCCACCTCCTCTGG ACTTAAATCTTGTCCCGGAGTTGGTCACTAAGCTGCAAGATATTCCTGTTCTCCCATGCTTTTCTCTTATGCTAGCTTTTAAGGAACCATTGTCTTTG ATACCAGCGAAAGGCTTATCTTTCAAGAATTCTGAGATTTTGAGCTGGGCTCACTGTGATAGCACTAAGCCAGGGCGGTCCACTGATAG tgaaAGATGGATACTGCATTCCACTCCAGGCTATGCCAGCAGTGTTATTGCCAAAACCGGCCTCCAAAAGCTATCGAGCGAAACACTTGACAAAATATCTGAAGAGATGTTCAAAGAGTTTCAGTGCTCAGGGCTTGTTTGTTCTCTCCCCTTTTTCATGAAAGCCCACAGATG GGGAAGTGCGTTCCCAGCCAAAAGCATAGCCGTAGAGGAGAGGTGTCTCTGGGATAGAAACAGGAACCTAGCAATCTGTGGAGATTTCTGTGTCAGTCCAAACGTCCAAGGTGCCATACTCAGTGGCTTAGCTGCAGCTTCAAAGCTTTTGCAGGCTTCCAGCTGCTTATAG
- the BNAC06G11190D gene encoding renalase isoform X2, producing the protein MSASVLISPAIRRRSVSVAMKVAVIGSGISGAVCASTLARNGVSVTIFDSGRGPGGRTSQRREVGEDGKELTFDHGAPFFSVTNSDAMALVHEWESRGFVSQWKQVFGSFDCASNKFLGSIQQEGDANNNKYVGVPGMNSISKALCNQSGVESMFGTGIAKLEWLEEEIPWLLKDSKGQNLGRFDGVVASDKNIVSPRFTQVTGLPPPLDLNLVPELVTKLQDIPVLPCFSLMLAFKEPLSLIPAKGLSFKNSEILSWAHCDSTKPGRSTDSERWILHSTPGYASSVIAKTGLQKLSSETLDKISEEMFKEFQCSGLVCSLPFFMKAHRWGSAFPAKSIAVEERCLWDRNRNLAICGDFCVSPNVQGAILSGLAAASKLLQASSCL; encoded by the exons atgtcaGCCTCAGTTTTGATATCGCCGGCGATTAGGAGGAGGAGCGTTTCCGTGGCAATGAAGGTTGCTGTCATCGGAAGCGGAA TATCAGGAGCAGTGTGCGCATCGACTCTGGCCAGGAATGGAGTCTCCGTCACTATCTTCGACTCCGGTCGTGGTCCCGGTGGCCGCACGTCTCAGAGAAG GGAGGTTGGGGAAGATGGGAAGGAGCTGACGTTCGACCATGGAGCTCCGTTTTTCTCTGTGACCAACTCTGATGCAATGGCCCTTGTTCACGAGTGGGAGTCCAGAGGTTTTGTTTCTCAGTGGAAACAAGTTTTTGGGAGTTTCGATTGTGCCTCCAACAAGTTTCTTGGCAGCATCCAACAG GAAGGGGATGCCAACAACAACAAGTATGTGGGTGTTCCAGGCATGAACTCTATATCAAAGGCCTTGTGCAACCAGTCCG GTGTTGAATCTATGTTTGGAACTGGTATTGCCAAGCTGGAGTGGTTAGAGGAGGAGATACCATGGCTGTTGAAAGATTCTAAAGGACAAAACCTGGGTCGTTTTGATGGAGTGGTTGCATCTGATAAAAACATTGTTTCTCCAAGGTTTACTCAAGTAACCGGACTCCCACCTCCTCTGG ACTTAAATCTTGTCCCGGAGTTGGTCACTAAGCTGCAAGATATTCCTGTTCTCCCATGCTTTTCTCTTATGCTAGCTTTTAAGGAACCATTGTCTTTG ATACCAGCGAAAGGCTTATCTTTCAAGAATTCTGAGATTTTGAGCTGGGCTCACTGTGATAGCACTAAGCCAGGGCGGTCCACTGATAG tgaaAGATGGATACTGCATTCCACTCCAGGCTATGCCAGCAGTGTTATTGCCAAAACCGGCCTCCAAAAGCTATCGAGCGAAACACTTGACAAAATATCTGAAGAGATGTTCAAAGAGTTTCAGTGCTCAGGGCTTGTTTGTTCTCTCCCCTTTTTCATGAAAGCCCACAGATG GGGAAGTGCGTTCCCAGCCAAAAGCATAGCCGTAGAGGAGAGGTGTCTCTGGGATAGAAACAGGAACCTAGCAATCTGTGGAGATTTCTGTGTCAGTCCAAACGTCCAAGGTGCCATACTCAGTGGCTTAGCTGCAGCTTCAAAGCTTTTGCAGGCTTCCAGCTGCTTATAG
- the LOC106402810 gene encoding serine acetyltransferase 1, chloroplastic, producing the protein MAPCIDTFRTCKLQVCHEDDSRFCYMNLFRPVQFPSRAPITTTCHSNSLDGGDVWLKMLEEAKSDVEQEPVLSSYYHASITSHPSLGSALANILSVKLSTLTLPSNTLFEMFISVLEESPEIVESVKQDLLAAKERDPACLSYVHCFLSFKGFLACQAHRIAHELWSQDRRILALLIQNRVSEAFAVDIHPGAKIGKGILLDHATAVVIGETAVVGDNVSILHGVTLGGTGKQCGDRHPKIGDGVLIGAGTCILGNITIGEGAKIGSESVVLKDVPPRTTAVGNPARLIGGKENPKMIYKVPGLSMDQTSYLTEWSDYVI; encoded by the coding sequence ATGGCTCCCTGCATCGACACTTTCAGAACATGTAAACTCCAGGTTTGTCATGAAGATGACTCTCGGTTCTGTTACATGAATCTCTTCCGACCCGTTCAATTCCCTTCACGAGCACCCATCACAACAACATGCCACTCGAACTCCCTGGACGGTGGTGATGTCTGGCTCAAGATGCTTGAAGAAGCCAAATCCGACGTTGAGCAAGAACCCGTTTTGTCAAGCTACTATCACGCTTCCATTACATCGCATCCATCGTTAGGTTCTGCTTTGGCGAACATTCTCTCGGTAAAGCTCAGCACTTTAACCTTACCAAGCAACACCCTTTTCGAGATGTTCATCAGCGTTTTAGAAGAAAGCCCAGAGATCGTGGAATCGGTGAAGCAAGACCTATTAGCGGCAAAGGAAAGAGACCCAGCTTGCTTAAGCTACGTCCATTGCTTCCTAAGCTTCAAAGGCTTTCTCGCTTGCCAAGCTCATCGTATCGCTCACGAGCTCTGGTCTCAAGACAGAAGGATCCTTGCTTTACTCATCCAAAACAGAGTATCCGAAGCTTTCGCCGTCGATATCCATCCGGGAGCCAAGATCGGAAAAGGGATTCTGTTAGACCACGCAACGGCCGTGGTGATCGGAGAAACGGCGGTGGTTGGAGACAACGTTTCGATTCTCCACGGCGTGACGCTGGGAGGAACAGGGAAACAGTGCGGCGATAGGCACCCCAAGATCGGTGATGGGGTCTTGATCGGAGCAGGGACTTGTATACTGGGGAATATAACAATCGGAGAGGGAGCTAAGATTGGATCGGAGTCGGTGGTGCTTAAGGACGTGCCGCCGCGTACGACGGCGGTTGGAAATCCGGCGAGATTGATAGGTGGGAAAGAGAATCCGAAAATGATTTATAAGGTTCCCGGTTTGAGTATGGACCAGACTTCGTATTTAACCGAGTGGTCTGATTATGTCATCTAA
- the LOC106402468 gene encoding pentatricopeptide repeat-containing protein At1g55890, mitochondrial-like, whose product MSLLSRLLRGAFNTCTIRRFSSAASSETTAAISPPTKKSLSSIVNGERNPKRIVEKFKMACESERFRANIAVYDRTVRRLVAAKRLHFVEEILEEQKKYPDMSKEGFAARIISLYGKAGLVENAQKVFDEMPERKCKRSVLSFNALLSAYGVSKRFDVVEQLFNDLPDKLSIKPDIVSYNTLIKALCEKGSLSEAVALLGDIENKGGLKPDIITFNTLLLSSYLKGEFEQGEEIWAKMAEKNVARDIRSYNARLLGLANQTKSEELVSQFEELKASGIKPDVYSFNAMIRGSINQGKMEEAKTWYEEIVKQGYRPDKATLALLIPALCKAEDFGCAIELCKETFSKRYLVGQTTLQELVNELVKGGKRGEAEEIVEIAKNNDFLKFKLDLSSSQLIS is encoded by the coding sequence ATGTCGTTGTTATCTCGCCTTCTCCGTGGCGCCTTCAACACTTGTACTATCCGTCGTTTTTCCTCCGCCGCCTCCTCGGAAACCACGGCAGCAATCTCTCCACCTACTAAAAAGTCACTCAGTAGTATCGTGAATGGCGAACGAAACCCCAAACGGATCGTGGAGAAGTTCAAGATGGCGTGTGAGTCTGAGCGATTCCGAGCTAACATAGCCGTCTACGATAGAACCGTGCGGCGTCTCGTCGCGGCAAAGAGATTGCATTTCGTCGAAGAGATattggaggagcagaagaaGTACCCCGACATGTCAAAGGAAGGATTCGCCGCTAGGATCATTTCTCTTTACGGGAAAGCCGGTTTGGTTGAAAACGCGCAGAaggtgttcgacgaaatgccAGAGAGAAAGTGCAAGAGGTCAGTGCTGTCCTTCAATGCCTTGCTCAGTGCGTATGGGGTTTCCAAGAGATTCGATGTGGTTGAGCAGCTTTTCAATGACTTACCGGACAAGCTATCAATCAAACCAGACATAGTATCTTACAATACTTTGATCAAGGCATTGTGTGAGAAGGGTTCCTTGTCGGAAGCTGTTGCGTTGCTTGGTGATATTGAGAACAAGGGTGGTTTGAAACCTGATATAATCACATTTAACACACTTTTGTTGTCGTCGTATCTGAAGGGAGAGTTTGAGCAAGGGGAAGAGATATGGGCTAAAATGGCGGAGAAGAATGTAGCAAGGGACATCAGGAGTTACAATGCTCGGTTGCTTGGATTAGCCAACCAGACGAAATCGGAAGAACTGGTAAGTCAGTTTGAAGAACTGAAGGCTAGTGGGATCAAACCTGATGTTTACAGCTTCAATGCAATGATTAGAGGGTCAATCAACCAAGGAAAAATGGAGGAGGCCAAAACTTGGTACGAAGAAATTGTGAAGCAGGGTTATCGTCCTGATAAAGCTACATTGGCTTTACTGATTCCTGCATTGTGTAAAGCAGAGGACTTTGGGTGTGCGATCGAGCTCTGTAAGGAGACATTCAGTAAGCGTTATCTTGTGGGCCAAACGACATTGCAGGAGTTAGTAAATGAATTGGTAAAAGGGGGAAAGAGAGGAGAAGCCGAGGAGATAGTGGAGATAGCAAAGAACAATGATTTCTTGAAGTTCAAGCTTGATTTGTCGTCGTCTCAGTTGATCAGTTAG
- the LOC106404555 gene encoding uncharacterized protein LOC106404555 has translation MVTGSSTSLHTRQLWDGLSSRNPPLPKLTPPPDLTNPTSQILRLVLTGSESSLESIDLSLRWPMYFTELSDHSGEIRASPSAPRTVDLYSGEDPSPQHVIVMSPLRCTLPSQDPVVEPSLLLSPLPFSRRHTHPAAMNARRLERYDSSFVMGLQFLVLGLISPLKGYLLTRPISSAPLHRNFIASHLEDVINMVCSQPQPKCIGVCGQHPTLAQHITKSLKMFGLCCNGIQVASPPCLIDSLPVWSQDPRPLLPAETLQGSDHLVDFGSIVQECGLARFTCYYVTVASPSHYAVSSIDGSSHNRSYSFPTHIFVAKTIVQECGHAKSSRYYATVVSPSHYAVSSIDGSSQSWLYGSPTPFFVARTIVQECGLVRSSRYYTTAAYPSHYAVSIIDGSSQVRLCDHLTGAAIFYRVSWTTCYQNPLVGFFIVVFDFFALFRTRALGLQVKLLYGSLLSLATPISLYVLVIFIYQFIVEDLSSCIRLSPLGL, from the exons ATGGTTACCGGTAGTTCTACGTCTCTGCATACACGACAGCTCTGGGACGGGCTCAGCAGCCGCAATCCTCCCCTTCCGAAGCTAACGCCACCACCAGACCTCACAAATCCAACCTCTCAAATCCTCCGACTTGTGCTCACGGGATCTGAATCTAGTTTGGAATCTATAGACCTCTCTCTAAGATGGCCTATGTACTTCACCGAGCTCTCTGACCATTCCGGTGAGATCCGTGCTTCTCCATCTGCACCTCGTACCGTCGACCTTTACTCCGGCGAGGATCCCAGCCCACAACACGTCATTGTCATGTCACCTCTGCGTTGTACTCTACCTTCACAAGATCCGGTGGTGGAACCATCACTCCTCCTCTCACCGCTTCCGTTCTCACGTCGCCACACTCATCCAGCCGCCATGAACGCTCGTCGACTAGAAAGGTATGATAGCAGTTTTGTGATGGGCCTCCAATTTCTTGTCTTGGGCTTGATAAGCCCATTAAAGGGTTACCTCCTTACTCGACCGATCTCATCTGCTCCTCTTCACCGGAACTTCATCGCTTCTCACCTTGAAGATGTCATCAACATGGTTTGTAGTCAACCTCAGCCCAAGTGTATTGGTGTTTGTGGCCAGCATCCTACCTTAGCCCAACACATTACAAAGAGCTTAAAAATGTTCGGACTTTGCTGTAATGGTATACAAGTTGCCTCTCCCCCGTGTCTTATCGACTCTTTACCGGTTTGGAGTCAAGATCCGAGACCTCTCCTCCCCGCAGAGACACTACAGGGCTCCGACCATCTTGTGGATTTTG GATCTATTGTGCAAGAGTGTGGACTCGCCAGATTTACTTGCTATTATGTCACCGTTGCGTCTCCATCACACTACGCCGTCTCAAGCATCGACGGTTCTTCACATAATCGATCCTACAGTTTTCCCACCCATATTTTTGTCGCCAAAACTATTGTGCAAGAGTGTGGACACGCCAAATCTTCTCGCTACTATGCCACCGTTGTGTCTCCATCACACTACGCCGTCTCAAGCATCGACGGTTCTTCACAAAGTTGGCTATACGGTTCTCCCACCCCTTTCTTCGTCGCAAGAACTATTGTGCAAGAGTGTGGACTCGTCAGATCTTCTCGCTACTACACTACTGCTGCGTATCCATCACATTACGCCGTCTCAATCATCGACGGTTCTTCACAGGTTCGACTCTGCGACCATCTCACCGGAGCTGCTATTTTCTACAGAGTTTCATGGACTACTTGCTATCAAAACCCATTGGTTGGGTTCTTCATCGTCGTTTTCGACTTCTTTGCGTTATTTCGAACGCGGGCTTTAGGATTACAAGTGAAGCTTCTCTACGGGTCTCTTCTCTCCTTAGCCACACCTATCTCtctttatgttttagttattttcatTTATCAGTTTATCGTCGAAGATCTCTCCAGTTGTATTCGACTTAGTCCATTGGGCCTTTAA